From Brassica napus cultivar Da-Ae chromosome C4 unlocalized genomic scaffold, Da-Ae chrC04_Random_24, whole genome shotgun sequence, a single genomic window includes:
- the LOC125594752 gene encoding bifunctional purine biosynthesis protein PurH-like isoform X2, with amino-acid sequence MLSSAATATATATSVSARSGDILCGYLRRKTVAPFRFAQTQVYCKSLRPSFVAVRAMSESQTALKNKPQSSTSSGKKQALISLSDKKDLATLGNGLQELGYTIVSTGGTASTLENAGVSVTKVETLTHFPEMLDGRVKTLHPNIHGGILARRDVEHHMEALNEHGIGTFDVVVVNLYPFYNKVTAPGGISFEDGIENIDIGGPAMIRAAAKNHKDVLIVVDSEDYQAVLEYLKGGQNDQQFRRKLAWKAFQHVAAYDSAVSEWLWKQTEGQEKFPPSFTVPLSLKSSLRYGENPHQKAAFYVDKSLAEVNAGGIATAIQHHGKEMSYNNYLDADAAWNCVSEFENPTCVVVKHTNPCGVASRDDILEAYRLAVKADPVSAFGGIVAFNVEVDEVLARELREFRSPTDGETRMFYEIVVAPKYTAKGLEVLKGKSKTLRILEAKKNDQGKLSLRQVGGGWLAQDSDDITPEDISFKAVSDKTPTESELADAKFAWLCVKHVKSNAIVIAKNNCMLGMGSGQPNRVESLRLAFKKAGEEAKGAALASDAFFPFAWKDAVEEACEKGIGAIAEPGGSIRDQDAIDCCNKYGVSLLFTNVRHFRH; translated from the exons ATGCTCAGCTCCGCCGCCACCGCTACCGCTACCGCCACCTCCGTGAGTGCTCGCTCTGGCGATATCCTCTGCGGCTATTTGCGTAGGAAAACCGTCGCGCCTTTTCGCTTTGCTCAGACT CAGGTATACTGTAAGTCTCTGCGTCCGAGTTTCGTTGCGGTCCGAGCCATGTCAGAGTCTCAGACAGCTCTAAAGAATAAGCCACAGTCCTCGACCTCCtctg GAAAGAAGCAAGCTTTGATATCTTTATCTGACAAGAAGGATTTAGCTACTCTTGGCAACGGTCTTCAAGAGTTGGG ATACACTATTGTTTCTACTGGAGGAACTGCATCTACCTTGGAGAATGCTGGAGTCTCTGTCACCAAAGTTGAGACGCTTACTCATTTCCCTGAAATG CTTGATGGCCGTGTGAAGACTTTGCACCCAAACATTCACGGTGGTATCCTCGCTAGAAGAGATGTGGAGCATCACATGGAAGCTCTTAACGAGCATGGCATTG GTACGTTTGATGTGGTGGTTGTCAATTTGTATCCGTTCTACAACAAAGTTACTGCTCCAGGTGGGATCAGTTTTGAGGATGGGATTGAGAACATCGACATTGGTGGTCCTGCTATGATTAGAGCTGCTGCTAAG AACCACAAGGATGTCCTCATTGTTGTCGATTCAGAGGATTATCAAGCTGTTTTGGAGTATCTCAAAGGAGGGCAGAACGACCAACAATTCCGCAGAAAACTTGCGTGGAAGGCCTTTCAGCACGTTGCTGCGTATGATTCCGCCGTCTCAGAATGGCTATGGAAGCAGACCGAAGGAC AAGAGAAGTTCCCTCCCAGCTTTACAGTTCCGCTTTCACTTAAAAGCTCCCTCCGTTACGGTGAAAACCCTCATCAAAAGGCGGCGTTTTATGTTGATAAGAGCCTTGCTGAAGTCAACGCTGGTGGTATTGCCACAGCCATTCAGCACCATGGCAAG GAAATGTCATACAACAACTACCTTGATGCTGACGCTGCGTGGAACTGTGTGTCAGAATTCGAAAACCCGACATGTGTGGTCGTGAAGCACACAAACCCTTGTGGTGTAGCCTCTCGCGATGATATCCTCGAGGCTTACCGTCTAGCTGTGAAAGCTGACCCAGTTAGCGCCTTTGGTGGTATTGTAGCCTTCAATGTCGAAGTGGACGAG GTTCTTGCTAGAGAGCTCCGAGAGTTCAGGAGCCCAACGGATGGAGAAACTAGAATGTTCTATGAAATCGTGGTTGCTCCAAAGTACACTGCTAAAGGTCTTGAAGTACTCAAAGGGAAGTCGAAAACTCTGAGGATCCTCGAGGCTAAAAAGAATGATCAAGGGAAGCTGTCTCTTAGACAAGTTGGTGGAGGATGGTTAGCTCAAGACTCGGATGACATAACTCCAGAagacatcagttttaaagccgtCTCGGATAAGACTCCCACTGAAAGCGAGCTTGCGGATGCCAAATTTGCTTGGCTTTGCGTTAAGCATGTCAAGAGCAACGCCATTGTGATAGCAAAG AACAACTGTATGCTGGGGATGGGAAGCGGACAGCCAAACCGAGTAGAGAGTTTGAGATTAGCTTTTAAGAAAGCTGGTGAGGAAGCCAAAGGAGCTGCCTTGGCCAGTGACGCCTTCTTCCCATTCG CTTGGAAAGATGCGGTAGAAGAGGCGTGCGAGAAAGGAATAGGAGCGATAGCAGAGCCTGGAGGTAGTATTAGAGACCAAGACGCCATTGATTGCTGCAACAAGTATGgtgtctctcttctcttcaccaACGTTAGACATTTCCGCCATTGA
- the LOC125594752 gene encoding bifunctional purine biosynthesis protein PurH-like isoform X1, whose protein sequence is MLSSAATATATATSVSARSGDILCGYLRRKTVAPFRFAQTKQQVYCKSLRPSFVAVRAMSESQTALKNKPQSSTSSGKKQALISLSDKKDLATLGNGLQELGYTIVSTGGTASTLENAGVSVTKVETLTHFPEMLDGRVKTLHPNIHGGILARRDVEHHMEALNEHGIGTFDVVVVNLYPFYNKVTAPGGISFEDGIENIDIGGPAMIRAAAKNHKDVLIVVDSEDYQAVLEYLKGGQNDQQFRRKLAWKAFQHVAAYDSAVSEWLWKQTEGQEKFPPSFTVPLSLKSSLRYGENPHQKAAFYVDKSLAEVNAGGIATAIQHHGKEMSYNNYLDADAAWNCVSEFENPTCVVVKHTNPCGVASRDDILEAYRLAVKADPVSAFGGIVAFNVEVDEVLARELREFRSPTDGETRMFYEIVVAPKYTAKGLEVLKGKSKTLRILEAKKNDQGKLSLRQVGGGWLAQDSDDITPEDISFKAVSDKTPTESELADAKFAWLCVKHVKSNAIVIAKNNCMLGMGSGQPNRVESLRLAFKKAGEEAKGAALASDAFFPFAWKDAVEEACEKGIGAIAEPGGSIRDQDAIDCCNKYGVSLLFTNVRHFRH, encoded by the exons ATGCTCAGCTCCGCCGCCACCGCTACCGCTACCGCCACCTCCGTGAGTGCTCGCTCTGGCGATATCCTCTGCGGCTATTTGCGTAGGAAAACCGTCGCGCCTTTTCGCTTTGCTCAGACT aagcaGCAGGTATACTGTAAGTCTCTGCGTCCGAGTTTCGTTGCGGTCCGAGCCATGTCAGAGTCTCAGACAGCTCTAAAGAATAAGCCACAGTCCTCGACCTCCtctg GAAAGAAGCAAGCTTTGATATCTTTATCTGACAAGAAGGATTTAGCTACTCTTGGCAACGGTCTTCAAGAGTTGGG ATACACTATTGTTTCTACTGGAGGAACTGCATCTACCTTGGAGAATGCTGGAGTCTCTGTCACCAAAGTTGAGACGCTTACTCATTTCCCTGAAATG CTTGATGGCCGTGTGAAGACTTTGCACCCAAACATTCACGGTGGTATCCTCGCTAGAAGAGATGTGGAGCATCACATGGAAGCTCTTAACGAGCATGGCATTG GTACGTTTGATGTGGTGGTTGTCAATTTGTATCCGTTCTACAACAAAGTTACTGCTCCAGGTGGGATCAGTTTTGAGGATGGGATTGAGAACATCGACATTGGTGGTCCTGCTATGATTAGAGCTGCTGCTAAG AACCACAAGGATGTCCTCATTGTTGTCGATTCAGAGGATTATCAAGCTGTTTTGGAGTATCTCAAAGGAGGGCAGAACGACCAACAATTCCGCAGAAAACTTGCGTGGAAGGCCTTTCAGCACGTTGCTGCGTATGATTCCGCCGTCTCAGAATGGCTATGGAAGCAGACCGAAGGAC AAGAGAAGTTCCCTCCCAGCTTTACAGTTCCGCTTTCACTTAAAAGCTCCCTCCGTTACGGTGAAAACCCTCATCAAAAGGCGGCGTTTTATGTTGATAAGAGCCTTGCTGAAGTCAACGCTGGTGGTATTGCCACAGCCATTCAGCACCATGGCAAG GAAATGTCATACAACAACTACCTTGATGCTGACGCTGCGTGGAACTGTGTGTCAGAATTCGAAAACCCGACATGTGTGGTCGTGAAGCACACAAACCCTTGTGGTGTAGCCTCTCGCGATGATATCCTCGAGGCTTACCGTCTAGCTGTGAAAGCTGACCCAGTTAGCGCCTTTGGTGGTATTGTAGCCTTCAATGTCGAAGTGGACGAG GTTCTTGCTAGAGAGCTCCGAGAGTTCAGGAGCCCAACGGATGGAGAAACTAGAATGTTCTATGAAATCGTGGTTGCTCCAAAGTACACTGCTAAAGGTCTTGAAGTACTCAAAGGGAAGTCGAAAACTCTGAGGATCCTCGAGGCTAAAAAGAATGATCAAGGGAAGCTGTCTCTTAGACAAGTTGGTGGAGGATGGTTAGCTCAAGACTCGGATGACATAACTCCAGAagacatcagttttaaagccgtCTCGGATAAGACTCCCACTGAAAGCGAGCTTGCGGATGCCAAATTTGCTTGGCTTTGCGTTAAGCATGTCAAGAGCAACGCCATTGTGATAGCAAAG AACAACTGTATGCTGGGGATGGGAAGCGGACAGCCAAACCGAGTAGAGAGTTTGAGATTAGCTTTTAAGAAAGCTGGTGAGGAAGCCAAAGGAGCTGCCTTGGCCAGTGACGCCTTCTTCCCATTCG CTTGGAAAGATGCGGTAGAAGAGGCGTGCGAGAAAGGAATAGGAGCGATAGCAGAGCCTGGAGGTAGTATTAGAGACCAAGACGCCATTGATTGCTGCAACAAGTATGgtgtctctcttctcttcaccaACGTTAGACATTTCCGCCATTGA
- the LOC125594757 gene encoding pentatricopeptide repeat-containing protein At2g35030, mitochondrial-like: MQSRAWSRLNSYYRRATLPISDHVSSNQLSNPLRSISSSSYTKSNVTRPEWLISTLCKEGRITEARKLFDELPERDVITWTDVINGYIKSGNMREARELFDRGDSRKNVVTWTAMVRGYLQSKQFSAAEMLFQAMPERNIVSWNTMIDGYAQSGRIDKALELFDEMPERNIVSWNTMIKGLVMRGRMEEAMSLFERMPVRDVKSWTAVVDGLAKNGKVDEARRVFDCMPERNIVSWNAMITGYAHNNRIEEADQLFQVMPERDFASWNTMITGFIRNGEVNRACSLFERMPEKNVISWTTMITGYVQVKENEDALKVFSNMLRDGCVKPNVGTYVSVLSACSDMAGLVEGRQIHQLISKSVHQKNEIVTSALINMYSKCGELVAARKIYDSGMVSQRDLISWNSMIAVYAHHGRGKEAIEMYDQMRKHGFKPSEVTYLNLLSACSHAGLVDKGMEFFEELVRDESLSVREDHYTCLVDLFGRAGRLKDVFKFINSVDAKPSGSVYGALLSACNVHGEVSIASEVVKKVLETGADDAGTYVMMSNIYKRSGKREEAAEMRMRMKERGLKKPPGCSWVKVGFRWHAFVVGHLSHPQFEALDWVVTGLSNKMRKSKNMTPDVEEDEFLSI, encoded by the coding sequence ATGCAGTCTCGCGCATGGTCGCGGCTAAATAGTTACTACAGAAGAGCAACACTGCCCATATCAGACCATGTTAGTTCCAACCAACTATCAAATCCGCTACGTTCGATTTCCTCTTCCAGCTATACCAAATCGAACGTAACACGACCCGAATGGCTGATCTCGACTCTATGCAAAGAAGGTAGAATCACAGAAGCACGCAAGCTGTTCGACGAATTACCCGAGAGAGATGTGATCACATGGACGGATGTGATCAACGGGTATATCAAGTCAGGGAACATGAGAGAAGCTAGAGAGCTCTTCGACAGGGGCGATTCCAGGAAAAACGTGGTGACGTGGACCGCCATGGTTCGTGGGTACTTGCAATCCAAGCAATTCTCTGCAGCTGAGATGCTTTTCCAGGCGATGCCGGAGAGAAATATAGTATCTTGGAACACTATGATTGATGGGTACGCCCAAAGCGGGAGAATTGACAAGGCCCTGGAactgttcgatgaaatgcctgagagaaACATTGTTTCTTGGAACACGATGATTAAAGGGCTTGTGATGCGTGGGAGGATGGAAGAGGCTATGAGTTTGTTCGAGAGGATGCCTGTAAGGGATGTCAAGTCATGGACTGCTGTTGTGGATGGATTAGCGAAGAACGGTAAGGTGGATGAAGCGAGACGGGTTTTTGATTGTATGCCTGAGAGAAACATCGTTTCGTGGAACGCGATGATCACTGGTTACGCACATAACAATAGGATAGAGGAAGCTGACCAACTCTTTCAAGTGATGCCGGAGAGAGACTTTGCGTCTTGGAATACGATGATCACAGGGTTTATACGGAATGGCGAAGTAAACAGGGCGTGTTCTTTGTTTGAACGGATGCCTGAAAAGAATGTTATATCCTGGACCACAATGATTACAGGATACGTTCAGGTTAAAGAAAACGAAGATGCGTTGAAAGTTTTCTCAAACATGTTGAGGGATGGTTGTGTTAAGCCTAACGTGGGAACTTACGTGAGCGTTCTAAGTGCATGTAGTGACATGGCTGGTCTTGTGGAAGGACGGCAGATTCACCAGTTGATATCTAAGTCTGTCCACCAGAAGAACGAGATCGTGACTTCAGCGCTTATTAACATGTACTCAAAATGCGGTGAGCTGGTAGCTGCGAGGAAGATTTACGATTCTGGGATGGTAAGCCAGAGGGATTTGATATCATGGAACAGTATGATTGCTGTTTACGCACACCACGGGCGTGGGAAAGAAGCGATTGAAATGTATGATCAGATGCGGAAGCACGGGTTCAAACCAAGTGAGGTGACCTATCTTAACTTGCTATCTGCTTGTAGCCATGCCGGTTTGGTGGATAAAGGAATGGAGTTCTTTGAGGAGCTCGTGAGAGACGAGTCACTTTCTGTGCGAGAAGATCACTATACGTGTCTAGTGGATCTCTTTGGTCGGGCTGGTAGATTGAAAGATGTGTTTAAGTTCATCAACAGTGTCGACGCTAAGCCATCAGGTTCCGTCTATGGAGCGCTCTTGTCGGCTTGTAATGTTCACGGTGAAGTGAGTATTGCTTCCGAGGTGGTGAAGAAGGTTCTGGAAACAGGGGCGGATGATGCTGGGACGTATGTAATGAtgtctaatatatataaacgGAGTGGGAAAAGGGAGGAAGCTGCagagatgaggatgaggatgaagGAGAGAGGGTTGAAGAAACCGCCTGGTTGTAGTTGGGTTAAGGTCGGGTTTCGGTGGCATGCTTTTGTAGTTGGACACTTGTCTCATCCTCAGTTTGAAGCTCTTGATTGGGTAGTAACAGGTCTTAGCAACAAAATGAGGAAGAGCAAGAACATGACTCCAgatgttgaagaagatgagttcTTATCTATTTGA
- the LOC125594753 gene encoding urease accessory protein D-like: MATGKVVVEKIRGRSTATSCFSKYPLKFILPTKVAPVGTDVVWIYSITYGGGIVSGDSISCEFTIGDGCTAVLTTQSSTKVYKAIGSKCSEQTLEARIGSESLLVVIPDPVTCFSTARYYQKQNFRLVSDSNLVLVDWITSGRHANGEKWDFEFYKSINNVYLEDDKPLFLDTVLLEKRNIQSIAERMQDYHAIAMVILFGPKLRELQKQVQENVKNMMAEQLQISYGSRRHNPDSRARNGFMKPEFIASCSTFGPEGKGVVIRIASDSTEPVYNFLRQQLGGLEPLLGQSPYA, from the exons atggCGACGGGGAAAGTGGTGGTGGAGAAGATTAGAGGGAGATCTACGGCTACGAGTTGCTTCTCTAAGTATCCTCTCAAGTTCATACTTCCCACCAAG GTAGCTCCTGTCGGAACTGACGTTGTCTGGATTTACAGCATCACCTATGGCGGCGGCATTGTCTCT GGAGATTCGATTTCATGTGAGTTCACCATTGGTGATGGCTGCACTGCAGTGCTTACAACCCAGTCTTCTACTAAG GTATACAAGGCAATAGGATCAAAGTGCTCTGAACAGACTTTAGAA GCGAGAATAGGGAGTGAGTCTCTTTTGGTTGTGATTCCAGATCCAGTGACTTGCTTCTCCACTGCTCGGTACTATCAGAAACAAAACTTCAGATTGGTTTCAGACTCTAACCTTGTCCTTGTGGATTGGATCACAAGCGGGCGTCACGCTAATGGTGAAAAATGGGACTTCGAGTTTTATAAAAGCATCAACAATGTCTACCTGGAAGATGATAAACCTTTATTCCTTGACACA GTGCTGCTAGAGAAGAGGAACATACAAAGCATAGCGGAGCGGATGCAAGACTATCACGCCATAGCAATGGTCATACTCTTCGG GCCAAAGCTGAGGGAACTCCAGAAGCAAGTTCAAGAAAACGTGAAGAATATGATGGCGGAACAGTTGCAGATCTCTTATGGTTCTCGGAGACACAATCCTGATTCAAGGGCACGTAATGGCTTCATGAAACCAGAGTTCATAGCTTCCTGCAGCACTTTTGGCCCTGAG GGAAAAGGAGTTGTGATTCGAATTGCTTCGGATTCCACAGAGCCAGTCTATAACTTCTTGAGGCAACAACTGGGTGGTTTGGAACCACTTCTTGGTCAATCTCCTTATGCTTGa
- the LOC106389718 gene encoding LOW QUALITY PROTEIN: potassium transporter 11 (The sequence of the model RefSeq protein was modified relative to this genomic sequence to represent the inferred CDS: inserted 1 base in 1 codon), with amino-acid sequence MAARVESATMGGGGEIDEESDERGSMWDLDQKLDQSMDEEAGRLRNMYKEKKFSALLLLQLSFQSLGVVYGDLGTSPLYVFYNTFPHGIKDPEDIIGALSLIIYSLTLIPLLKYVFVVCKANDNGQGGTFALYSLLCRHAKVKTIRNQHRTDEELTTYSRSTFHEHSFAAKTKRWLEERTSRKXALLVLVLVGTCMVIGDGILTPAISVLSAAGGLRVNLPHISNGVVVLVAVVILVSLFSVQHYGTDRVGWLFAPIVFLWFLSIASIGMYNIWKHDTTVLKAFSPVYIYRYFKRGGIDRWTSLGGIMLSITGIEALFADLSHFPVSAVQIAFTAIVFPCLLLAYSGQAAYIRNHPHHVADAFYRSIPGSVYWPMFIIATAAAIVASQATISATFSLIKQALAHGCFPRVKVVHTSRKFLGQIYVPDINWILMILCIAVTAGFKNQSQIGNAYGTAVVIVMLVTTLLMTLIMILVWRCHWVLVLVFTVLSLVVECTYFSAMLFKVDQGGWVPLVIAAAFLLIMSVWHYGTLKRYEFEMHSRVSMAWILGLGPSLGLVRVPGVGLVYTELASGVPHIFSHFITNLPAIHSVVVFVCVKNLPVYTVPEEERFLVKRIGPKNFHMFRCVARYGYGDLHKKDDDFEKRLFESLFLFIRLESMMEGGCSDSDDYSICGSQNHFKEKNENVATFDTFDSIESITPVKRVSHTVTASSQMSGGVDELEFINRCRDAGVVHIMGNTVVRARRQARFYKKIAIDYLYAFLRKICREHSVIFNVPQESLLNVGQIFYV; translated from the exons ATGGCCGCAAGAGTAGAATCAGCAACAATGGGTGGTGGTGGTGAGATTGATGAAGAGAGTGATGAGAGAGGTAGCATGTGGGATTTAGACCAGAAGCTTGATCAATCTATGGATGAAGAAGCTGGTCGGCTTAGGAACATGTACAAAGAAAAG AAATTCTCAGCTCTTCTGCTTCTGCAGCTTTCGTTTCAGAGCCTTGGTGTTGTCTATGGAGATTTAGGGACTTCTCCTCTCTATGTTTTCTACAATACATTCCCTCATGGGATCAAAGATCCTGAAGACATCATTGGAGCTTTATCCCTCATTATCTATTCGCTCACACTCATCCCTCTTCTCAAATACGTGTTTGTTGTATGTAAAGCAAATGATAATGGTCAAG gTGGAACCTTTGCTCTCTATTCATTACTATGTAGACACGCCAAGGTGAAAACGATAAGGAACCAGCACCGTACTGATGAAGAGCTTACTACTTACAGCAGGTCTACCTTTCATGAGCATTCCTTTGCTGCCAAAACCAAAAGGTGGTTAGAAGAAAGGACATCTAGGA CAGCTCTTCTTGTTTTGGTTCTTGTTGGTACTTGTATGGTCATTGGCGATGGTATCCTTACTCCAGCCATTTCTG TTCTGTCAGCTGCAGGTGGGCTAAGAGTAAACCTTCCTCATATAAGCAATG gtgttgttgttcttgttgcTGTTGTGATACTAGTCAGCTTGTTTAGTGTACAGCATTACGGAACAGACCGTGTTGGTTGGCTTTTCGCTCCCATTGTCTTCCTCTGGTTTCTCTCCATCGCAAGTATCGGTATGTACAACATCTGGAAACACGATACCACCGTCTTGAAAGCTTTCTCTCCTGTTTATATCTACCGGTATTTCAAAAGAGGAGGTATAGATCGCTGGACATCTCTTGGAGGCATCATGCTTAGTATAAcag GGATTGAAGCACTCTTTGCTGACCTATCTCACTTTCCTGTTTCCGCTGTCCAAATCGCTTTCACTGCCATTGTGTTTCCTTGCCTTCTTTTGGCTTATAGTGGACAAGCTGCCTACATTAGAAACCACCCTCATCACGTGGCTGATGCGTTTTACCGTTCCATTCCAG GAAGTGTGTATTGGCCAATGTTCATTATTGCAACTGCTGCAGCCATTGTTGCAAGCCAGGCCACGATCTCAGCCACATTCTCTTTGATCAAGCAAGCTCTAGCACACGGTTGTTTCCCTAGGGTTAAAGTAGTACACACTTCTAGGAAGTTTCTTGGTCAGATCTACGTTCCGGACATCAACTGGATCTTGATGATTCTCTGCATTGCTGTAACCGCTGGATTCAAGAACCAGAGTCAGATAGGTAACGCTTATGGAACTGCGGTTGTGATCGTCATGCTTGTCACAACGCTGCTTATGACGCTGATCATGATCCTCGTGTGGCGTTGCCActgggttcttgttcttgtgtTCACCGTCCTCTCGCTTGTGGTTGAATGCACTTACTTCTCGGCTATGCTTTTCAAAGTGGACCAAGGAGGTTGGGTGCCGCTGGTTATCGCTGCAGCGTTTCTCCTCATCATGTCGGTGTGGCATTACGGAACTTTGAAGAGGTACGAGTTTGAGATGCATAGTAGAGTCTCAATGGCTTGGATTCTTGGACTTGGGCCTAGCCTTGGGCTTGTTCGTGTTCCTGGTGTTGGGCTTGTCTACACTGAGCTAGCTAGTGGAGTCCCTCACATCTTCTCTCACTTCATCACAAACCTACCGGCTATACACTCTGTTGTGGTGTTTGTATGCGTCAAGAACCTTCCGGTTTACACTGTTCCCGAGGAAGAACGGTTCCTTGTTAAAAGGATTGGTCCTAAAAACTTCCACATGTTCCGTTGCGTTGCAAG GTATGGATACGGAGACTTGCACAAGAAAGACGACGACTTTGAGAAACGTCTCTTCGAGAGCCTCTTCTTGTTCATACGACTTGAGTCCATGATGGAAGGAGGCTGTTCTGATTCAGATGACTACAGCATATGTGGAAGCCAGAATCATTTCAAAGAAAAGAACGAGAATGTTGCAACCTTTGATACGTTTGACTCCATAGAGTCCATAACGCCGGTGAAACGGGTGAGCCACACGGTGACGGCGTCGAGCCAGATGAGCGGCGGAGTGGATGAGCTGGAGTTTATTAATAGGTGTAGAGATGCGGGAGTGGTGCATATAATGGGGAACACGGTGGTTAGAGCGAGGAGGCAGGCGAGGTTCTACAAGAAGATAGCTATTGATTATTTGTATGCGTTTTTGAGGAAGATTTGTAGAGAACATAGTGTTATCTTCAATGTTCCTCAGGAGAGCCTTCTGAATGTTGGTCAGATCTTCTATGTATAA
- the LOC125594752 gene encoding bifunctional purine biosynthesis protein PurH-like isoform X3, with product MLSSAATATATATSVSARSGDILCGYLRRKTVAPFRFAQTVYCKSLRPSFVAVRAMSESQTALKNKPQSSTSSGKKQALISLSDKKDLATLGNGLQELGYTIVSTGGTASTLENAGVSVTKVETLTHFPEMLDGRVKTLHPNIHGGILARRDVEHHMEALNEHGIGTFDVVVVNLYPFYNKVTAPGGISFEDGIENIDIGGPAMIRAAAKNHKDVLIVVDSEDYQAVLEYLKGGQNDQQFRRKLAWKAFQHVAAYDSAVSEWLWKQTEGQEKFPPSFTVPLSLKSSLRYGENPHQKAAFYVDKSLAEVNAGGIATAIQHHGKEMSYNNYLDADAAWNCVSEFENPTCVVVKHTNPCGVASRDDILEAYRLAVKADPVSAFGGIVAFNVEVDEVLARELREFRSPTDGETRMFYEIVVAPKYTAKGLEVLKGKSKTLRILEAKKNDQGKLSLRQVGGGWLAQDSDDITPEDISFKAVSDKTPTESELADAKFAWLCVKHVKSNAIVIAKNNCMLGMGSGQPNRVESLRLAFKKAGEEAKGAALASDAFFPFAWKDAVEEACEKGIGAIAEPGGSIRDQDAIDCCNKYGVSLLFTNVRHFRH from the exons ATGCTCAGCTCCGCCGCCACCGCTACCGCTACCGCCACCTCCGTGAGTGCTCGCTCTGGCGATATCCTCTGCGGCTATTTGCGTAGGAAAACCGTCGCGCCTTTTCGCTTTGCTCAGACT GTATACTGTAAGTCTCTGCGTCCGAGTTTCGTTGCGGTCCGAGCCATGTCAGAGTCTCAGACAGCTCTAAAGAATAAGCCACAGTCCTCGACCTCCtctg GAAAGAAGCAAGCTTTGATATCTTTATCTGACAAGAAGGATTTAGCTACTCTTGGCAACGGTCTTCAAGAGTTGGG ATACACTATTGTTTCTACTGGAGGAACTGCATCTACCTTGGAGAATGCTGGAGTCTCTGTCACCAAAGTTGAGACGCTTACTCATTTCCCTGAAATG CTTGATGGCCGTGTGAAGACTTTGCACCCAAACATTCACGGTGGTATCCTCGCTAGAAGAGATGTGGAGCATCACATGGAAGCTCTTAACGAGCATGGCATTG GTACGTTTGATGTGGTGGTTGTCAATTTGTATCCGTTCTACAACAAAGTTACTGCTCCAGGTGGGATCAGTTTTGAGGATGGGATTGAGAACATCGACATTGGTGGTCCTGCTATGATTAGAGCTGCTGCTAAG AACCACAAGGATGTCCTCATTGTTGTCGATTCAGAGGATTATCAAGCTGTTTTGGAGTATCTCAAAGGAGGGCAGAACGACCAACAATTCCGCAGAAAACTTGCGTGGAAGGCCTTTCAGCACGTTGCTGCGTATGATTCCGCCGTCTCAGAATGGCTATGGAAGCAGACCGAAGGAC AAGAGAAGTTCCCTCCCAGCTTTACAGTTCCGCTTTCACTTAAAAGCTCCCTCCGTTACGGTGAAAACCCTCATCAAAAGGCGGCGTTTTATGTTGATAAGAGCCTTGCTGAAGTCAACGCTGGTGGTATTGCCACAGCCATTCAGCACCATGGCAAG GAAATGTCATACAACAACTACCTTGATGCTGACGCTGCGTGGAACTGTGTGTCAGAATTCGAAAACCCGACATGTGTGGTCGTGAAGCACACAAACCCTTGTGGTGTAGCCTCTCGCGATGATATCCTCGAGGCTTACCGTCTAGCTGTGAAAGCTGACCCAGTTAGCGCCTTTGGTGGTATTGTAGCCTTCAATGTCGAAGTGGACGAG GTTCTTGCTAGAGAGCTCCGAGAGTTCAGGAGCCCAACGGATGGAGAAACTAGAATGTTCTATGAAATCGTGGTTGCTCCAAAGTACACTGCTAAAGGTCTTGAAGTACTCAAAGGGAAGTCGAAAACTCTGAGGATCCTCGAGGCTAAAAAGAATGATCAAGGGAAGCTGTCTCTTAGACAAGTTGGTGGAGGATGGTTAGCTCAAGACTCGGATGACATAACTCCAGAagacatcagttttaaagccgtCTCGGATAAGACTCCCACTGAAAGCGAGCTTGCGGATGCCAAATTTGCTTGGCTTTGCGTTAAGCATGTCAAGAGCAACGCCATTGTGATAGCAAAG AACAACTGTATGCTGGGGATGGGAAGCGGACAGCCAAACCGAGTAGAGAGTTTGAGATTAGCTTTTAAGAAAGCTGGTGAGGAAGCCAAAGGAGCTGCCTTGGCCAGTGACGCCTTCTTCCCATTCG CTTGGAAAGATGCGGTAGAAGAGGCGTGCGAGAAAGGAATAGGAGCGATAGCAGAGCCTGGAGGTAGTATTAGAGACCAAGACGCCATTGATTGCTGCAACAAGTATGgtgtctctcttctcttcaccaACGTTAGACATTTCCGCCATTGA